A stretch of Lathyrus oleraceus cultivar Zhongwan6 chromosome 6, CAAS_Psat_ZW6_1.0, whole genome shotgun sequence DNA encodes these proteins:
- the LOC127093669 gene encoding uncharacterized protein LOC127093669, producing MLEDYADILGIQIRDQVPFRATKEEPDIGGISRAFYLSPEVVKGNLKEKGKLPGFHLSFLEAMAKEQSEMGNWEAVCALVAASIYGIILNPIPTLIGDVYYSVHNRNEKRRGGLIRCCAQLLVKWFMGYLPSKGAFVLLGQNVNWATKLMGLRAKDIDWTHSSGVGQDFICSCRGFPNVPLIGMGFAMELPPYKSEVQESVYFPVEGNQDKVKQETPSTVSMDEFLEIKRERDQLLTEKTELEMSVARVQRVNQELKAKMEDQDKRHALEAKRFEMDTAYYGKISQALASSNREHDLTKEKLFRASKVIEDEKRRQIIVRDQREDRVRGLIAEWEAKLQVKESEKLKIIAERDHYMESLLVLAESYLCTQLALTDIIPEETLPDSWSFQMLTFSS from the exons ATGTTGGAGGACTATGCTGATATTTTGGGTATTCAGATCAGGGATCAGGTTCCTTTCCgtgctactaaggaagaacctgatattggtgggatttcTCGTGCTTTCTATCTGAGTCCAGAGGTAGTGAAGGGTAATTTGAAAGAaaaggggaagttgcctggttttcatctgagtttcctggAGGCTATGGCTAAGGAGCAGTCAGAGATGGGGAATTGGGAAGCTGTCTGTGCTTTGGTTGCTgcgagcatttatgggatcattct GAATCCTATCCCTACATTGATCGGAGATGTATATTATTCGGTTCATAAccggaatgagaagaggcgtgggggattgattcgatgcTGTGCGCAGTTATTAGtcaagtggtttatgggttacTTACCATCCAAGGGCGCTTTTGTTCTTCTGGGCCAGaatgttaattgggcgaccaaaCTGATGGGTTTGAGGGCTAAGGACATAGATTGGACTCACAGTAGCGGAGTTGGACAGGATTTTATCTGCAGTTGCAGGGGTTTTCCTAATGTGCCGCTTATAGgg atgggattcgctatggagcttCCACCGTACAAGAGTGAggttcaggaatctgtgtacTTCCCAGTTGAGGGTAATCAGGATAAGGTGAAGCAG gaaaCTCCTTCTACTGTTAGTATGGATGAGTTCTTGGAGATaaagcgggagagagatcagctgCTTACAGAGAAGACAGAActggagatgagtgttgctcgggttcagagaGTTAATCAGGAGCTCAAAGCGAAGATGGAAGATCAGGACAAGCGACATGCTTTGGAAGCCaaacgctttgagatggatacagcctattatgggaagatcagTCAGGCCTTAGCATCGTCCAACCGGGAGCACGACCTTACAaaggagaagctgttcagagcatccAAGGTgattgaggatgagaagaggaggcaaatcaTTGTCAGGGATCAGAGAGAAGACAGAGTCAGAGGTCTCATTGCTGAATGGGAGGCAAAGCTGCAGGTCAAGgaatcagagaagctgaagatcatcgccgagagagatcactacatg